Sequence from the Hamadaea flava genome:
GCCGGTGCTGGAACCCCACGCGAATTTCATGGCCCCTGCACGTTCGGCAGATCTTGCTCCGGCGAAGCCCCACTCACCTACATGGCCTCACCGGCGACGCCCGGGTCTATGCAGCAACCCGGTTGGTGCTCGATCCGTACTGCCTTGGGCGGTGCGCTGCCCAGAGCAGCTCCAGCTCGATGTTTCGTGGTCCAGTACCAGCATGGGCTGGCAATGTTACGTCGGCGTCTTCATGTTCCTTTGTTGCTTACTTCAGGAACTCTAACCAACCTCTCTCCGAATGTCTACTCCCGGCACCATAGATTTTCTGAGCAACGTCCTACATGCCCCGTAGCGTGGCGGCCTCGCGGTAGTCGCCGCCCTGCAGCTGTTGGCGAGCACCGCCGCTCACCTGCGGTATGGCGTCGACATTGCCATGGCGATCAAACTGATCGTTCACGACGTGAAGTCCCGCACGCTGGTAGGTGACCTCGGCCGGATCGCACGAGACTGCCAGCTTGATGAGGCAGGTCTGCGTGAATATCTGAGTGAGCAGCACATCCCTGCGGACGTGCGCGACCTGCTGCAGTACGTCCAAGGCGGAGACCGTCACAAGCTTCGCGAAATGGTGAAAACAGGATCCGCGACTGCACAAGCCCGTCTCAGCAGCGTCCGTTGTGGCGCTGACCAGCGGTGACATGGCAGGTCGGGCTGGGGGGATGATGGTGCATTGTGTCGCCTCGTCTGCCGTACCTGATCTTCTGCCGGGTGCTGGGTTGGCTGGTGCTGATCACCCGAACCAGTGCTGCCAAGAACGCCGAGATCCTTGTGCTACGGCACGAGGTGGCGCTCCTACGGCGGCAAGGCGCGAAGCCGCGCTTGAGTTGGCCTGACCGTGCCGTCCTCGCCGCGTTGATCCGGTTGCTGCCCAAGCAGTTGCAAGCGTGGCGGCTGGTGACCCAGGCGATGGTGCTGACCTGGCATCGTCGCCTTGTCGCGAGAAAGTGGACGTATTCCAACTACGCCGGGCGACCGCCGGTGAGCGCGGACCTCGCCGATCTGATCAGACGGCTCGCCGTCGAGAATCCATCCTGGGGCTACGTCCGGATCCAGGGTGAACTGCGTAAGCTCGGCCATCACGTCAGCCGTACCACCATCCAGCGACTACTACGCCGCCGCCGCATCCCACCGGCACCGCAGCGCGCGCAGACCACATGGCAACATTTCCTGCGCACCCAGGCGCAGACGGTGCTGGCCTGCGACCTCCTGCACGTCGACTGCGCGCTCACCCTCAAACGCGTGTATGTGTTCTTTGTGATGGAGGTCGGGACCCGCTACGTTCACGTGCTGGGAGTCACGACCAACCCCGACGGGGCCTGGACCGCGCAGGCGGCCCGCAACGTGCTGATGGACCTCGGTGAGCGCACCGGTAGGTTCCTCATCCGCGACCGCGGCGGCCAGTTCCCGAACGTGTTCGCCGCGATCTTCACCGGTGCCGACATCGAAGTGATCAAGACCCCGGCGCGCTGCCCGCGGGCGAACGCCTACGCCGAACGGTGGGTGAGAACACTACTCAGCGAACTCACCGACCGGATGCTCATCTTCGGGCAGCGACATCTTCGCCACGTCCTGGCCGAGTACGTGCGACACTACAACCACAGCCGGCCGCATCGGGCCCTTGACCTGTCACCGCCACGCCCACCGGCCACCGTCATCGACCTTGCCGAACAGCGGCGGATACGCCGAAAACCGATCCTCGGCGGGCTGATCAACGAGTACGAACGCGCCGCGTAGATCATCAAGAAGCCGCAGGTCACCGCAGGTACGGGGGTATTGAGCCCCTACAGGTTGTAGAAGGCGCGGGCGGCGGCGATCACGTGTTCTCCGGCGTGCCGGCCGTGCCGGCTGTTGCGCCGCGACACCGCCGATTCTGCGGTCTCGTGGCGCAGCGTTTCGATGTCGGTGGCGGTGACCTCGTCCAGGCGCCGGTCGCCCCACATCGCGCCCATCCGTGTCCAGTAGTTGCCGTAGGTGCGCCGTGCGCCCGGTCCGGCCGCCGCCGCGACCACCGGCAGATACTCCTTCACTGTCGGCATCGGGTGCCGGGCCCGCAGGTCGTCACGCAGGTCGGTGATGGTGACGCCGAGGTCGGCGAGCATCCGCCACGCGTCCGCGACCCGGTCAGCCGGGGCGGCCATCGCGTCCCCTGACGATCTGGCCGTGGCGGCGGGCCAACTGCCGGTCGATCCTCGCGATCGGATGGACCACGAGCAGACCAGCGTCGGGCAGCGCGGCGAGAAGAACCTGCGAGCCGGTGAGAATGGCGCACATCCGCCGGGCCGCAATCGGCAGCACCAGGGACCCACCCGCGCCGATCGGGCGGCCGCCGTGATCGGCCAGGGCGGCGACGATGCAGCCGTGCTCGACGGTGAAGGCGACCCGATCGTGCGGCAGCCAGCTGAGTGCGGTGAGGACCTTGCCGGCCCGGATCACGCCGGACGGGGTCAGGCGCGCGCAGGCGTACGCCGTGACATCGCCGTCGCCCTGGGGGGTGGGCGGCAGATCGCCCACCGGGGCAGGTTCAGGCCGCGCTCGCGGCAGGGCTGCGGGGATGAGCGCGGCGATCGGCTGTTCGGGTGGGCAGTCGGATGGTGGCACGCGCCTCATGCTCGCCACCGGCCCATGGGGTCGGCGAGGCGTTTACCGAGGGAGTGACCCTCGATCGGAGTATGACGGCGTGCATCCCGAGTGCTCCACGGTGATGGCCTGCGACCAGCTACGATTCGCGGAAGCCGATGTTCGTTTCGCGTGGATCGTGGTGTCCGAGGGGGGATTGAACCCCCACCGTCGTGATGCACGCCCCGTAGGACGTGTTCATGTGGTGCAATCTATGGGCTGACCTGCAACGCCATCAAGTCACTGTCCATAGCAGACACGCAGCGCCCGGCGGTGGTTCTTCTCCTACTTGAACACCGCTGTTCGCAGTGCGAGCCGCAATGACGCCGTGAGCCATTAGCGAGATCCGCGCAATTGGCATGGCGAAGCGACTGTCGTCACTCGCGCGCAGCCCACGGGTGCGCGTCCACACTGCCCGTCGCCACTCCCACTATTCGTGTCGATGACCTACGAAGGTCGCTCCGCCTTGCCATGGTGCCCGGCCGAAGAATACGCCTGTTTGGTCGCGCTGCCCGCAGTATTTCAGCAGGAAGGAGCTGAAGGAGAGCTCGTCGTGGAAGATCGTGTTGAAGTTCGGGGCGATCATGGCAACTGTCCACAGGTTGGGATCGTTCTGCAGCGTGCGCCAGACGCAGATCCATCCGTCTGCTGTCACTCCCCAGGGAATGACGCCAGCCGGCTGGGGATGGTAGGCAGCCATCACGCCCGCGTGTGACGCGGCGACACGCGCCGCTTCGACGGCGAGGACGGTAGTCAGGTTGAAGTCTGGACACGGGTCGGGTCCAAGAATGCGAATGTCACAGAAGACGCCGACGCCAACGTGGTCGACGATGGTCTGGTAGTCGGTCGGCAGGTCTACGCCGAGGATTTTCGCGACTTGGGTCCAATCGGCGGACGGAGCCGCTGGAGCATCGCCGATCACGGCTAGTAGCTCGGCGGACTCGTTCTGCGGCGGCTGTCTCCCCCAAAGTGGCGCAGCTGTTCCGGGTTGTGTTGGAGTAGCCGCAACTGCAGTCGATGGTTGAGCACCGATCGGCCGGAACGCCGGCGCTGCCGATCCGACGGCTGTCGCAGGATCGAACGGACTAGGGATGGTTCCCTCGACTAGCGCGCTGAGAAAGCGGCACATCGGTCCAGGGTATTCCTGCCATTGCAGGAAGTCGCGATCAGCGGACACGACAGGCCATGCATCTGGATCACCTGAATTGGTCAGCCAGAAGCACATCTCGCCGCCCGGGCCTTCGGCGAATGGAAGTAGGCCAGCCGGCTCTGGGTGGATAGGGTACGGAAAGAGTCCGTCGCCGTCGGCGCGCCATTGGCGCATGTCCTCTAGCCAGTTGGCGTAGAACCCGAGGTAATCGGTTCGAGGACTACCGACGTCGCCCGGGCGTATGATCCTGACGAGGTCCCGGAACTTCCCATCTGGGAACGTCTGTATGAGTCTCTTGTAGTCGCTGGGCAAGGTGAGGCCAGCGAGCGATGTTTCGATCGCGGCCCAGTCGTAGGTTTGAGATGACACAGGTGATATCCCGGCCAGATCGGCTAGCTGGGTCACGCAGTCGTCGCGGCCTTGCACGATGGAAGCCTCCCCATATCGCCCGTTTCTCATACCTTATCCCTCGCGTGGTCCGACACCATCGCCTGCTGCCGGACCACGCGAGGGATTTGGCCAGTTAGGGCATGTTATACACCTGGATGTGAGCGAACCCGCTCGCGCTTAAAATGTAAACATCGATCTTGTACGGCACGTAGTCGACAGCGTTGGAGCTGTATCGGGGAATGGCGGCGTAGAAGACGCGTTCGTTGCGGTCCAGGCGGGCCCTGACTTGCTGTTCTACGCCTTCCATGCCGGTCCAGCCGTTGGCATGGGGATACATGGGGACGATGTTTTCCAGGTCACTGGAGCCGCCGAACTGGCGAGCAATCAGATGTCCGCGCTCGTGGGTGCCTGACAGGTAGCCCCTCGGGGTTCGTGGGGCACGGCTGTCGATGGCGGTGGCGCTGGGCGTTAGGCAGGCGAATGCTCCGCGCGCTCGGCCGTGGTCGTCCAGTGGCAGGTACTCGATCGTCGACAGTGAGTTCGTCTGCCCGGCGCAGCCACGTTCCTTGTCCTCGATCTCGGTATCGGTCACGTAGCGGGGATCGGGTGCCGAATCGCCGCCGAGCATCATCAGCAGAACCAGTGTCGGGGCCATTCGGAGCCACAGGGGTGGGACGGGTGGGGGTTCCACGGGCGCCGCCGGTGGTGGCGCGAACGGCAGCGGTGGCAGAGCGGGCGGGGCGAGCGGCGGAGCAACGAGCTGGGGTCGCTGGCCTTCACAGCTCGCGCTCATCATGTTGGTCGCGGTGCAGAGGGTTGGTCGGCTGCCGCCGGCTCCGCCGTCGTCGAACCGGTGGCCATCGAGTTCAACGTTGGTAATTGGATTGCCGGCCCCGAACGCGTACCGGTTGCCGGTCCAAGGGTCCTGGCAGAGGTTGAGGTCGGATAGCGCACCGTTGTACGCGTCGCGGGTGAGGAACCTGTTGAGGCCCGGGTCATAGTCACGGAAGCCCATGTCGTAGGTCCCGCTTTGCTGGTCCCAACGTTTTGAGTTGAACCGGTACGGGTTGTACGGCTCCTTAGTCGGGTCCGTGGGGTTGGGCTTGTCGATTCCGGTGAATTGGGAGTCGTCGTTGGCTCCGTACGCGGTGTAGCCGTAGGTGGCCTTGGTGTCGCCAGAGTTGTCGGTTAGCTGCTCTACGTCGGTGTGCGGGTTGTATCCGTAGTAGCCGTCTTCGGATCCGCCGCTATCGCTGGTCGTGGTTTGGGAAAGCCGCTCACCCCAGGGCGAGTACTGGTAGGACTTCGAGATCTTCCCGGCGGATTCTTCGTTGAGCACGTCCGTCGTCAGGCCGAGGTAGTTGAATGCGGTGGTCTTCTCCTTCGACGTACCGACATCCGTGGTCTTGGCCGCTGTGCGATCGAGTGGATCGAAGGTCGAGCGGGTGACGGCGGTGCTGGTGCCGAGGTTCTTGCGGTTTTCCACGATGTGGTCGAAGCCGTCGTAAATGTTGCGCTCGATGAGCGTGCCGTTGGCGGTAACGGTGTCGAGCCGCCCGAAGGGGTCGTAGTTGTAGGCAGAGGTCGTGCCGGCGCTTGTGGTGGTGATGAGCCGGTTGCGGTTGTAGGTGGACGTCGTGGTGATGCCCTTGATCGTCTGAGATACCACGTTGTTGTTTGCGTCGTGCACGTACGTCTCGGATCCGGCGCCGTCCCCAGTAGTGGTGGAGTTGGCAATGCGGTCGCGTGGGTCGTAGGTGTAGTCGGCTGTGGTGGTCAGGTACACGCCGTGGTTGTCGGCGTTCATCTTCTTGGTGACCTCGTGCGTTCGGTTGCCGTTGAGGTCGTAGTCGATGGCGTGGTCAGAGACGAGTGTGCCGTCGGGCCTCTTCTCGGTTTGGGTCCTCAGGAGTCCGTCGAAGAAGTATGTGTATGCGACGGTGTTGCCGTTGCCCTTGGCTTCGCTCAGCCGTTCGGTCTTGTCGGTGTAGGTGAACGTAGTGATCTTGGGAGCGGGGTCTGAGGCCGACGTTCCGTTGGTGACTTTGCTCAGCAAGTCGCGCGCATCGTATTCATACGAGTTGTACGCGGTGTCGTGGGTTTGGGTGGCGGGTGCGCCGTTCTCGTTGTAGGTGAACGAGCTTGTGTTCAGAAGTGTCGACCCATGTCTTTCGGCAACGGTCTTGACTTGATTCAGCTGCGTGTAATCGACGGTGTAGGCGTCGACCCGCGCACTGGGGGACGCATCGGCGATCGTGATCAGGTTTCCGTTGGGATCGTAGAGATAGCTGTAGTCGTGCTTCTCGCTGTCGGTCTCCCCGGTGTTGTCGCGCACCAGCTTGACCGCGTCGGCGACGACTGTGCCGCCGGCTTGGTCGGACAGCGTGATCTTCTTGTCTGAGCCCTCATTGAACGGGTACGAGCCGAGGCTGGTCCAGGCGCCGCCGCCGGTGGATTGGTTGACGGTCTTGGCTGTGGTGCCACTCGCGTTCTCGACGGCGAATTTGGCGTCGGTCGCAGCTCCGCTGACCTGTGGGTAGCGTACGAAGACCTCATAGGTGCCGGTCTGCGGGATGTTGAGCTTCCAGGCGAACGTGTTGGTGCCTGAGCCGGCGGCATGCGTCTGGTGGTCGTAGCCGTACTGCCCACCCGTGGCCGCTGTGGGCCAGGTGCCAGTAGCGGTCACATTCTGCGCGTCGGCGTTGTCGACAAGCACAACCTGCTTACCCACCGGGACACCGTCATCTGCCCGGGTCTTCTGCTTCCCGTCTGGGTAGTACTGCCATGTCATCGTGCGCGTAGAGGAACCTCCCGCGCTCGTCAGTTGCCGTAGCGTCTGCTTGCCAAGATTGTCATAGTCGTACGAGGTCACGATGTCCCACGAGTCGGTCGACGTGCGCGTCCATCCGTTGTCGTAGTACGTGAGAGCGGTGTCGTTGCGTACTGCCTGACCGTTAGACGGAGGCGCTGACACTCTGACTAGGCGACCGGCATCGTCGTACGAGTAGAAGGTCGAGTCGGCGGACGCATAGCGAGAGTCGTCCTTGTCGTAGGCCGAGCGGACTTCCTTCTTGCGGTTGAGCTGGTCGTAGACGATGACTTCGGCGAAATCGTCAGGGTCATCCGTCGTGGCGCCCCCGCGTGGCGTGGTGACCTTGACGATGTTGCCCGCCTGGTCGTATTCGGTGCGTGTAGTTCTGTACTGCAAACTGCCCGCGTTGACGTGCGGCACCTTCAATTCGATGGGCTTGCCGCGGGCGTCGAGGATCTTGATGGTTGTGTTGCCAGCCTGATCGGTGGTGGCGATGATCAGGCCGTCCTTGTCATAGGTGTTCGTCGTGAACTTGCCGATCGCGTCGGTGACCTTCGTGCCGCGGTGTGCGGTGTCGTACTCGTACTTGCGGGTGAAGTCGTTGGGATCCGCGGATGCGTTTGTCCTCGCGTCGATCATCGTGGCCACGTTGCCGACGTTGTCGTAGGTGTATGTGAGCTTCTTTCCGTCGGCGTTGGTGATCTCGGTGAGCTGATAGAGCTCGTCGTATGCGTTGATCGTGCTGTAGTCGCCCACGGTTGGAGTCAGGTTTCCCATCGGCTCCGTGGTAGTGATCAAGTTGCCGACCCTGTCGTACGTATAGGAGGTCTTGCGCTCAGGATCGCCGGCATTGTCCAGCGGAGCCGTCGAGGAGGTGACGCGATCTGCGTTGTCGTACACCGCGGTGCTGGTAGCCCCGTTAGCGGCAACGCTGACGGTGACGTTGTCATTGGCGTCGTACGCGGGTGCCGGCGTGGTGATCAATTTGCCAGCAGCTTGATCCTTGGGTTCAGTCTTGACGAGTGGACGGCCGAAGGCGTCGTAGTCTTGCGTCGTCTCCTTGCCCAACGGGTCGGTGACCGTGCGGACGTTGCCTCGCACGTCGTAGGCGAAGTGAGTCGTCTTCGTCAGTGCGTCCGTGATTACCGTCGGGTACCCGTTGGGGTCGAAGCCGCTGTAGCTGGTGGTGTTCCCATTTGGATCCTTCGCTGATTGCAGCTGGCCCCACGAGTCGTAGGTGTTCACGGTGGTGTAGTCGCCGTCAGCGGGGGTGCTGGTGCCGATGGGATCAGTCACTGTGGTGAGGTTGCCCTCGGTGTCATATCCGAAGGTCCAACGCCGGCCCTCCGAGGATTGCTTGGCGATCAGGTCGGCCCAGTGGCCGTTGAGCCCGGTCTGGTACGCGAAGGTGGTGCCGGGCCAGCCGTTCTTGACCTGCTCGGCGTCCTTGATCGCGGTGGGGTAGCCGGTCTTCGGGTCGTACGCCCAGGTAGACACGGCGCCGTTGGCTTCTTCAAGCCGAATGACGTTGTGGTCGGTATCCCAGCCGAGCTTGGTGGTTTCGTTCTTGGCGTTGGTGGTCTGGAACGGCCGTCCGAATCCGTCGGTCAAGCGTGTAGTCGAGTGATGTTCCGGGTCGACGACCGCTGTGGAGATTGTGTCACCGGCCTGCCCGTCGGGATCGGTGTAGGCGAACGAGGTCGGGTTGCCGAGCCGGTCGGAGTAGCTCTTGGTCGCCCAATGGAATTTGGGGTCGTCGTCGGGCAGGTCATAGTAGGCGATGCCCGTGCCATGCCCGCGTGGGTCGGTGACCTTGACGAGCTTGACGTTCTTGTTGCCTTGGGTCATGTCGTATTGGAAGCCGAACACCTTCGGCTGGGCAGCGCCCGCTCCATCGACAATCTCGCCGAGTAGTCCCTTGTCGGTGTAGGTGAGGTTCAGCGTGCGGCCTGATATGTCGGTGATCGCGCGTACATGGTCAATGATCTTGGGGTTGGTCAGATTGTTCTGCCCGGTGACCTTGGTCCACGTTGTGTCGTTGACGTAATCGTAGGTGTCGCCTTTGGCCCAGTAGGCGATGGTGAGGGTCTGCCGTCCGGCGGCGTCGGTGATGTATCGCAGGAACTTTGTGGGTTTGTTCTGCGATCGGCGGACCTCGTATGTGAAGGTCATGAGGTTGCCGTTGTTATCTTCAATCGACGACAGATACCCGTCACAGTCGTAGTAGAAGACGGTCCGGTCCGGCCGGGTGATCGTCCAGGCGCGAGACTGCTCGGTCTGCGGCGTGCATGGTACGAGCTGCTGCAGGTACAGGTGCACGCCCTTGGGTGAGATCCACTCCCCCGCTGTCGCATTCCATGTAAATGTGTGTGTTGTGCCGTCGCCGTCGGTGAGTTTCACCGTCGTCGGGTTCGGGTTGGGGTGGAAGTCCAAGGGGGTGCCTAGGCGCATCAGCGACGACGCCTGAACCGACCATCCGTAACCGGCGACGCTGTCGGTGGTGTCCTGCGAGTTGTAGGCCATCCGCACGAACGTCGACAGTCCGCGCGACGGATTGGTGAACGCATTGTAGGACCATACGGTGTTTCCGGCGTGCAGATTGTTCATCAGCGTGGAGCCCGCGCCGGTGTTGGTCCCGGTGTAGGCGTAAAACTTCTCCAGACCCAACTGGTCTGAGGTCGGCTCTTCCACCGCGACCTTCTGGTCGAGTGGCGCGATGCCGTTACTGGCGGACAACCATTGGCCGGTGGTCTTGTTGTGCAGCTCCCAGCGCAGCACGTAGTCGGTGCGTTTGTTCGCCGGATCCGACGACGCCGGGGTCTTGACGGTGGCGGCGACGTCGGCCGTCGACCCGGCGGTGATGTCGCGGGGCAACGCGGTCGCGACCTGGTTGCCGCTGGTGGTGACGTCGGTGCCGTCGGGCAGCGTCCAGTGGTAGGACAGCTCCCAGTTCGCGGCCGACCACGCCACGCCCGTGGGATTGGATACTGAGACGGTGACGGGGTAGGTGCTGGCGGGTGTCATCAGCCCGGCCGTTGCCGGCGCGTAGTAGGTCGACTCGGCTGTGGGCTCGAGGTAGGTGACCCGCAGTGTGGGGCGCAGCATCGGCTCGGCGGCCTCGCTGGACAGCAGCATGTTGCGCTGGGTCGACACCGACTCGTCGCGCATCTTGAGCAGGAAGCCGTAGTTCGACGTCGGCGTTGTCAGCCAGCTCTTGACGGTGTTGGTGACCGTCCACGACTCCCACTCGGGGTCGTTGGTGAATCCGTCGAAGTAGGACTCGGCGGTCGGGTCGTAGTCGCCACCAGGCGTGGTCCAGG
This genomic interval carries:
- a CDS encoding integrase core domain-containing protein, producing the protein MSPRLPYLIFCRVLGWLVLITRTSAAKNAEILVLRHEVALLRRQGAKPRLSWPDRAVLAALIRLLPKQLQAWRLVTQAMVLTWHRRLVARKWTYSNYAGRPPVSADLADLIRRLAVENPSWGYVRIQGELRKLGHHVSRTTIQRLLRRRRIPPAPQRAQTTWQHFLRTQAQTVLACDLLHVDCALTLKRVYVFFVMEVGTRYVHVLGVTTNPDGAWTAQAARNVLMDLGERTGRFLIRDRGGQFPNVFAAIFTGADIEVIKTPARCPRANAYAERWVRTLLSELTDRMLIFGQRHLRHVLAEYVRHYNHSRPHRALDLSPPRPPATVIDLAEQRRIRRKPILGGLINEYERAA
- a CDS encoding integrase, encoding MAAPADRVADAWRMLADLGVTITDLRDDLRARHPMPTVKEYLPVVAAAAGPGARRTYGNYWTRMGAMWGDRRLDEVTATDIETLRHETAESAVSRRNSRHGRHAGEHVIAAARAFYNL
- a CDS encoding golvesin C-terminal-like domain-containing protein, with amino-acid sequence MRNGSCRWLLAGALSIVMIMGSGVPAFAAPSSAQQPADDPGGFWDPVRRLFGVSTAPRPKEPRKSVDLKLDGVPHDDPATKGKAWAPAKRVKELTARRTQNARFYQLSDGRMQAEVSQTPLNYRDGRTWKPIDLTVRTGSGGWAYQNVANAFTSRFGDRSDKLVRFESGGRHLELGLAGVPADLTPKVAGSTITYPGAASGADVVYEVTPTTLQEDFVLAKAPVEPFAVTMSIKTGGLIARQAADGLIEFTGPDGGRVLFVMPAPYMFDSKDDAKSDVGKTMSRSVAQTLTQHGSTAEITIVPDAAWLADPARRYPVTIDPTVKIQPVPSDGQDVEIYSGSQNANYNGTYQLRVGTESVNTWRSLLRFPLTGIPAGTPIDDAQLQLYYSQTHWDWSYDVALEARRVTSSWDESTATWGSINTAMAAQPAGNVIVVDDGDAGTSFSGTWPYSANALTAKAIGADYRYNNDATAGNTHTWTPTITEAGDYQVEVHFTSESDRSTATPYTVFYNGGSKAYTVDQTGAADGVWKTLGVHPFAAGTTGKVVLGDVANKSVIADAVRFTKWGTTTKKRGVSSVWSSFPVRNVVQDWVNGTQPNYGFMVKAVDEADKGRGGPVYEASEYAYDNNRRDYNLPKLVVTFGRPAVAVDPPTTITATGAALTWPAYTDPSTATGDDIVEYQVHRSVNQTFVPSAATLVAPVGKTSLAYQDTTATPTPTDETDPLKRHFYYYMIAVKTADGQVIAGPTQGVLLPKAGRITKVFREASANQVPDTTLSAAQPTTNVNVYDGDPYVSPGNNSSVYGDTRGLVKFTNLTGVPANANVVGAELEMWNTYLYPGDVTNGKADVHRLTRAFDETTATWNSAASGTAWTTPGGDYDPTAESYFDGFTNDPEWESWTVTNTVKSWLTTPTSNYGFLLKMRDESVSTQRNMLLSSEAAEPMLRPTLRVTYLEPTAESTYYAPATAGLMTPASTYPVTVSVSNPTGVAWSAANWELSYHWTLPDGTDVTTSGNQVATALPRDITAGSTADVAATVKTPASSDPANKRTDYVLRWELHNKTTGQWLSASNGIAPLDQKVAVEEPTSDQLGLEKFYAYTGTNTGAGSTLMNNLHAGNTVWSYNAFTNPSRGLSTFVRMAYNSQDTTDSVAGYGWSVQASSLMRLGTPLDFHPNPNPTTVKLTDGDGTTHTFTWNATAGEWISPKGVHLYLQQLVPCTPQTEQSRAWTITRPDRTVFYYDCDGYLSSIEDNNGNLMTFTYEVRRSQNKPTKFLRYITDAAGRQTLTIAYWAKGDTYDYVNDTTWTKVTGQNNLTNPKIIDHVRAITDISGRTLNLTYTDKGLLGEIVDGAGAAQPKVFGFQYDMTQGNKNVKLVKVTDPRGHGTGIAYYDLPDDDPKFHWATKSYSDRLGNPTSFAYTDPDGQAGDTISTAVVDPEHHSTTRLTDGFGRPFQTTNAKNETTKLGWDTDHNVIRLEEANGAVSTWAYDPKTGYPTAIKDAEQVKNGWPGTTFAYQTGLNGHWADLIAKQSSEGRRWTFGYDTEGNLTTVTDPIGTSTPADGDYTTVNTYDSWGQLQSAKDPNGNTTSYSGFDPNGYPTVITDALTKTTHFAYDVRGNVRTVTDPLGKETTQDYDAFGRPLVKTEPKDQAAGKLITTPAPAYDANDNVTVSVAANGATSTAVYDNADRVTSSTAPLDNAGDPERKTSYTYDRVGNLITTTEPMGNLTPTVGDYSTINAYDELYQLTEITNADGKKLTYTYDNVGNVATMIDARTNASADPNDFTRKYEYDTAHRGTKVTDAIGKFTTNTYDKDGLIIATTDQAGNTTIKILDARGKPIELKVPHVNAGSLQYRTTRTEYDQAGNIVKVTTPRGGATTDDPDDFAEVIVYDQLNRKKEVRSAYDKDDSRYASADSTFYSYDDAGRLVRVSAPPSNGQAVRNDTALTYYDNGWTRTSTDSWDIVTSYDYDNLGKQTLRQLTSAGGSSTRTMTWQYYPDGKQKTRADDGVPVGKQVVLVDNADAQNVTATGTWPTAATGGQYGYDHQTHAAGSGTNTFAWKLNIPQTGTYEVFVRYPQVSGAATDAKFAVENASGTTAKTVNQSTGGGAWTSLGSYPFNEGSDKKITLSDQAGGTVVADAVKLVRDNTGETDSEKHDYSYLYDPNGNLITIADASPSARVDAYTVDYTQLNQVKTVAERHGSTLLNTSSFTYNENGAPATQTHDTAYNSYEYDARDLLSKVTNGTSASDPAPKITTFTYTDKTERLSEAKGNGNTVAYTYFFDGLLRTQTEKRPDGTLVSDHAIDYDLNGNRTHEVTKKMNADNHGVYLTTTADYTYDPRDRIANSTTTGDGAGSETYVHDANNNVVSQTIKGITTTSTYNRNRLITTTSAGTTSAYNYDPFGRLDTVTANGTLIERNIYDGFDHIVENRKNLGTSTAVTRSTFDPLDRTAAKTTDVGTSKEKTTAFNYLGLTTDVLNEESAGKISKSYQYSPWGERLSQTTTSDSGGSEDGYYGYNPHTDVEQLTDNSGDTKATYGYTAYGANDDSQFTGIDKPNPTDPTKEPYNPYRFNSKRWDQQSGTYDMGFRDYDPGLNRFLTRDAYNGALSDLNLCQDPWTGNRYAFGAGNPITNVELDGHRFDDGGAGGSRPTLCTATNMMSASCEGQRPQLVAPPLAPPALPPLPFAPPPAAPVEPPPVPPLWLRMAPTLVLLMMLGGDSAPDPRYVTDTEIEDKERGCAGQTNSLSTIEYLPLDDHGRARGAFACLTPSATAIDSRAPRTPRGYLSGTHERGHLIARQFGGSSDLENIVPMYPHANGWTGMEGVEQQVRARLDRNERVFYAAIPRYSSNAVDYVPYKIDVYILSASGFAHIQVYNMP